From the Schistocerca piceifrons isolate TAMUIC-IGC-003096 unplaced genomic scaffold, iqSchPice1.1 HiC_scaffold_1761, whole genome shotgun sequence genome, one window contains:
- the LOC124737717 gene encoding uncharacterized protein LOC124737717: MAMRPLNDRELEEIVNASPDEGSLSEFEDHISNASESECSDDSYDSPQPIQNSVETFLSKNGNIEWQLHPPAQHGRLPASNIIKSTPGVTRYAVSRISDVKCSFEAVFHTALQNEIIEMTNIEGQRVYGEQWTDIDGSVFHAYLGLLLLAGVYRSHGESTKSLWDKDTGRNIFRATMSHETFCKISRVLRFDKKSTREERRRTDKLAAIRSIWENKTSYVLKAQIYTGKVSGAAPERNQGMRVVSDLTSELRGQNITCDNFFTSYNLGQLLLKRKLTMLGTIRKNKPELPHKMTNKEVHSSSFYFTNDTTVVNYIPKRHKNVVLMSTLHHDAEISDRADKKPKMILDYNSTKGAVDTLDQLLGTYTCKRKSNRWPMIVFYNILDVSAYNAYVLWISVDPNWNASKLTRRRIFLEELGKSLIKEHIASRTHFPRTEDSLRMVTSIQNPNDVGGVSESVTTRKSTKRARCKFCPSSNDNKTNMVCGKCSKHICKKHVTYLCPQCKQYWNRTTMSIAKTVPKFMFLKHFDMSGHIDPNSIYV, translated from the exons atggcgatgagaccattgaatgatcgtgagttggaagaaatagtaaatgcctcaccagatgaaggatcactttctgagtttgaagatcacatcagcaatgcatctgaaagcgagtgttccgatgacagttacgacagtccacagcccatacaaaatagtgtagagacttttctttctaaaaatgggaatatagaatggcagttgcatccaccagcacaacatggtcgcctaccagcttcgaacatcatcaagagtaccccaggagttaccaggtatgcagtcagcagaatatctgatgtaaaatgttcatttgaagcagtatttcacacagcgcttcaaaatgaaataatagagatgacaaatattgaagggcagcgagtttatggtgaacagtggacagatattgatggttctgttttccatgcatacttaggactcttactcctagcgggtgtatatcgatctcatggggagtctacaaaaagtttgtgggataaagatactgggcgaaacatatttcgagcaaccatgtctcatgaaacattctgtaagatatcacgtgtcctgcgatttgacaagaaatctactagagaggaaagacgacgtactgacaaacttgccgcaattcgtagtatttgggagaa caaaacttcatacgtactgaaagcccaaatttatacaggaaaggtgagtggagcggcaccagaaagaaatcagggaatgagggtggtatctgatctcacttctgagttacgtggtcagaatatcacgtgtgacaacttttttacgtcgtacaatttggggcagctgcttctgaaaaggaaattgactatgttgggaactatacggaaaaataagccggagcttccacacaaaatgaccaacaaggaggtacacagctcttcattttacttcacaaatgacactactgtggttaattatattcctaagagacacaagaatgttgtacttatgagcactctccaccatgatgcggaaatcagtgacagggctgataagaagccaaaaatgattttggactataattcaaccaaaggtgctgtagacacgcttgatcagttattaggtacatatacatgcaaacgaaaaagtaataggtggccaatgatagttttctacaatattcttgatgtttctgcttataatgcatacgttttgtggatttcggttgaccctaattggaatgcaagcaaattgactagaaggagaatattcttggaggaacttggaaagtcactgataaaagaacatattgcatcaagaacgcatttcccaagaacagaagattctttgagaatggtcacaagcatccaaaacccgaatgatgtgggtggtgtgtcagaatcggtaacaacaagaaaatctacaaaacgtgcacgctgtaagttctgtccatcaagtaatgacaataaaacaaacatggtgtgtggaaaatgtagtaaacatatttgcaagaaacatgtaacctacttgtgtccacagtgcaagca gtactggaatagaacaacaatgtcgatagctaaaactgtaccaaaatttatgtttctaaagcattttgatatgtcgggtcatattgacccgaacagtatatatgtcaa